In the genome of Bacteroidota bacterium, the window CCACACAAGCCCAAAGCAGGGTTAAAATGCTGGACAAACTTGAGCGGATTGAATCCATTGACAACCCTGACAGCAAAATAAACCTTGACTTTAAAGTCAAACACAAATCAGGAAAAGTACTCAAGAAGTTTCACAACCTGAGCAAATCTTATAACAGCAATCTCATCCTAAATCAAATTGATGGAGAGATTCAACGTGGCGACAAAATTGCCCTCATAGGCGCGAACGGCAAAGGAAAAACTACGCTTCTGAAAATACTTGCGGGCGAAGAATCATACGAAGGCGAGATTGAAACCGGATATCAGGTTATCAAATCATTTTATGCGCAACACCAGTTGGAAGCACTCAATGTAGATAATGAAATACTAAAAGAGTTGGACAGTATGGGAACTACCAAAACCGAAATGGAATTGCGAACCGTTTTAGGCTGTTTCTTGTTTTCGGGCGATGATGTTTTCAAGAAAATAAAAATCTTGTCCGGAGGAGAAAAAGCACGTGTCGCTCTTGCCAAATGTCTGGTTCAAGAAGCAAACTTTCTATTATTGGACGAACCCACTAACCACCTTGACATGCAATCAACAGACATCTTGGTGCAGGCATTGAACAACTATACAGGAACAGTAATCTATGTTTCTCACGATAGACATTTTATATCCCGGGTTGCTACCAAAATATGGTGGATAGAAGACCATAAACTCAAAGAATACCTCGGAGATTATGCCGAATACAGCTATTGGAAAGAGAATATAAAAGAAGAAACAAGCAAAACCGAAAAAAAACAACCCAAGGAAAAAGAATCGCCAACTCCTCCTCAGGATGATATAACGGCAAAGAACTTGCTAAATGAGCGTAAAAAGCTGGAAAAAGAATTGGCTTTTCATGAATCCGAGTTGGAAAAATTGAAAATAAAAAAGGCTGAAATTGAGTTATGGTTAAGCAAACCCGAAAATCTGATTCATGAAGATGAGATGCTTGCGAAATCTCGATTGTACAACAAAATTGAAACCGAGATAAACAATGCGGAACAAGAATATGAAAAGCGATTCGAGTCATTGCTGAAATTTGAATAACTTTGAACTGACAAACCCGACCATGAAATACACGCTGTTATTGCTCACTCTCATTGTATGTTGTTCAAAAGTTCAATCAGCTAAGCTGCCTTTGGAATATAAAAACAAAACGTACGAAGAAGCAATCATGACCGTTATTCTGCAAAAGACGGGTACTGAAGAAAGGATTCCTTTAGTAAGTATGTCAAATCCCATTGGCGCTTTAACACTGAGGTTTGATGAATTACGTCCGGAAAATGACTATTATCAATACAAATACATCCATTGCAGCGCAAATTGGACTCCTTCTGAACTGCATACTTTTGACTATATAGACGGAGCACAGTCAGAAAATATTGACAATTACGGATTTTCTCAAAACACTTATTTTCAATACACAAGTTATTCCTTAACATTTCCAACAGAGAACATGCGCCTTAAGCTTTCGGGAAACTATTTGCTTGTGGTGTATCGCAATTATGATGAAAACGACATCATTTTGACACAACGCTTTATGGTAGTTAACGACATTGCCAATATTGATGCAATTGTTGAACGTTCAAGTGAAGTAGAATATCGTATGAAAAAACAAGAAATTGATTTTACGGTCAAATACGACAATTATGAAATTCCCAACCCAATGACAGACATCAATGCTGTCATACTCCAAAACACAAATTGGACTACTGCCATCTACGGATTAAAACCCAGATTTGTAAATAACGGTGTCTTGGATTACAACTATAATGCTGAAAACAACTTTTGGGGCGCAAATGAGTTTAGGTATTTTGATATTCGCAGCCTGCGCACAATGAGCCCAAGTGTACAAAGAAAATATATAGACGAATACAATCGTCCTGTGGCAGAATTATATAAGGAAAAGACACGTGCGACAGACCCCTACCTTGAATACTTGGACTATAATGGCAAAATCGTACTTGACAATAAAGACGGTAGCGGTAGAGACCCAAATATTAGCTCAGACTACGTTCAGGTAAAGTTTTATTATATCAACCCGGGCGGGGAGTTGAACACACCTCTCTATATTTTTGGCGAATTAACTAACTGGGAACTGAAAGACGACTACAAACTGGTTTACGACAAAAGCAAAAACCTATACTATTGCGAAGCTACACTCAAGCAGGGATATTATTCTTATTGGTACGTTACTCCCTCTGCTAACGCATCTGAAACTATCAATTTATCGCTTACCGAAGGTAATTATTACCAAACAGAAAACACCTACACTATCCTAATTTATCATAAGAATCAATTTCTGAGATATGATGAATTAATCGGGTACACCCAACTATCTTCCTCAGGAAAGCAAAAGTGAATAATACATTTTTGTGCCGCTTACTTTTTATACAAGGGAAATCTTACCTTCGCAGCAAATAATCCAAGAGTATGAGCCATCATCCAGGCAAAGAAGCCAAACGTGTAACCACGCACACCCTTCAGGAAATGAAACAAGTAGGAGAACCCATTTCAATGCTAACTGCTTACGATTATTCATTAGCACGCATAGTGGATGAAGCAGGAATAGACGTAATCCTTGTTGGAGACTCTGCCTCTAACGTAATGGCCGGACATGAAACAACACTTCCTATTACATTAGACCAAATGATTTATCACGCATCTTCTGTTATTAGAGGTGTGAAACGGGCTCTGGTTGTGGTAGATTTACCTTTCGGTTCATATCAAGGAAACTCCAAAGAGGCACTCAATAGTGCAATCAGAATAATGAAAGAATCAGGAGGACATGCGGTAAAAATTGAAGGTGGAGAAGAAATCGTAGAATCTATCAAACGAATCCTTACCGCAGGCATCCCAGTGATGGGACATTTGGGCTTGACACCTCAATCTATTTATAAATTTGGAACTTATGCAGTACGCGCCAAAGCAGAAGCAGAAGCAGAAAAATTATTGAGTGATGCGCGTGCATTACAAGATGCGGGCTGCTTTGCAATAGTTTTAGAAAAAATTCCTAATAAATTAGCTGTTAGAGTTGCCAAGTCCATTGACATTCCTGTTATTGGAATTGGTGCAGGAGGTGGAATAGACGGCCAAGTCTTGGTCTTGCACGATATGCTAGGTATTAACAAAGAGTTTAGCCCCCGTTTTCTCAGACGCTACCTTAACTTGTATGACACAATAACCGGAGCTATTCAACATTATATCACAGATGTTAAATCTAAGGATTTCCCCAACAAAAAAGAACAGTATTGATTGATTTCCTCTATGCTTCCTTTGTCATCATTCCTCATCTGCTATAATACATTCAATAATATAAAAACGCCCCTATCAATCATTGTCCCGAAAGCACACTTGCTTAGGATTTAGTTTAGCAAAAATATAGCAATGTGTAAGTATCCCTACAAGACTGTTTCTCCTTTTCGCTTGGAGTATTATTCCGACAACAACTCAAAAAAAACATCACAGCTGCAAAGTTTTGTCAATACATAGTTGCAGAATAATCACTCTGATTGGATACACACATGCATATTATAACTCAATAATAATGATATAAATCATAACCGTTCATGATCAAAATCACAACAAATATTGTTTTCCCATTCTAATTTTGCCTTAAAATTCAAACCATGAATAAAATACTTTTAATTGTACTTACGCTATCTTTTATTACTTCAACAAACGCTCAAACAGACAGTATTCTAATTTTTCAACCGGGACCGGGATTAAATGACGGAACAGACCAAGGTGGTATAAGCGGAGGAAAAGATGTTTATACAAACGAATACATTCCTTCTCAAAATTTTGCAGAAGACAGTGTATTATTCACACTTCCAATAAGTAACTGTAACAACACCCAGATGCGTACGTTTATTCAGTTTGATTTGACGTATCTTCCAACTATTGTTGACTCGGTTTTTGTCGGATTTACACACAAACAACATACTATTTGCTGGAGCAATTGTGTAGCAGACTTTTATTTTGCTGCAATCAATCAGCCGTGGGACGAAACAGTCGTAAATTACAGTAATATGCCTACTTATGGCGCTTCGTTTTATGGTCCTATTAATATATCAGTACCTAATAATTATGGAGTTAGAGAGTATGATATTACGACAATGTATAATCAGTGGAAAAATGGCACAGTTGCATACCATGGTTTTGCCATATACTCTACAACGGTAGGCTGCAACAATGGTTGTGCAATGTTTGCTGCGTATAGCTCTGATGATACAATTCCGGCAAACAGACCTTATTTAAAAATTTATTTTAATCCTGAAAATCAACCGACTCTTTCCGATAGCTTATCAGCACATTATCCCTTTAATGGAAATGCCAATGATGAAAGTGGGAACGGGAATGACGGTACTGTTAATGGAGCTACGCTGGTAGCCGACCGATTTGGAAATCCAAATAGTGCTTATAGTTTTAATGGAATAGACAATCTTATCGAAATAGCAAATAGTATATTACCCAATACTCCCACATCATACTCCATATCAGTTTGGATTAATCCATTCACATCAACTGATGGTAGTATCATTGGAGACCGTTCTTCTTCAAGTTGGGATTACAAATATTTTATGAATACCAATCCATTGAGATTATCTACGAGTTCAAACATTAATACTTGTGTTAACTCCACTTTCTTTGATTCACAAACAGTCAACCTGAATACTTGGCAACACCTTACAGTAACATTAAACACGAGTGACAATACGATAAAATCATACATTAACGGCTCACTGGTTGATTCACACAATGGTTTTTGCTGGCCTAATCAAATGACAGCAACAACCATAGGGGCTTCTCCTAATCCTGCAGGGCAAATTGATTACTATTATAATGGGATTATTGACGATATCAGAATTTACAAACGTGTTTTAACCCAAAGTGAAATTGAAGCTCTTTTCAATGAGAACCAGTGCAGGATTGATCAATCACTTACTCAAAACAACAATATACTTACTGCTAACCAATCGGGAGCAACCTATCAATGGCTGGATTGCGATAATGGCTATACAGAAATGCAGGGAGAAACAAATCAATCCTTTACAGCAACTCAAAATGGTAATTATGCTGTTGAAATAACACAAGGGGTATGTGTAGATACGTCAGCTTGTTATTCGGTATCAAGCCTTGGAATTTTAGAAAACAATCTGGGCACAGACATCACTGTTTATCCAAACCCAACTGAAGGTATGGTGAAAATTGATTTAGGGGAAGCCTTGTCTGAGTTTAATGTTAGTATAATAGATGGAAACGGCAAATTAATTAGACAATCAACCTACAACAACACCAAAATGTTTGAACTGAATTTAGATGTTCAGTCCGGCATCTATTTATTGACAATTAATTCGGGAAATAAAAAGGCAACGATAAGACTGATGAAAAATTAACGATTAGCAATCATAAAAATAAAAACATGAAAAGAAAACAACTTTTTACATTGATAATTGCGATAGCAACAACAATGACTGTTAATGCACAAACTATTGCATTACATTCCACAAACGGAACACAAATTTTTAAAGGTGTAAATGCCCTAAACACAGCTTACACTGCTGCTCAAAATGGCGACACACTCTATCTTTCAGGAGGAAGTTTTACACCTCCATCTGCGTTTGACAAACAATTATTGATTTTTGGGGCAGGGCATTATGTGGATTCAACGATGGCAACGAGTAAATCATTTATTCTGGGAAATGTTGTGTTATCTGGCAATGCCGATAATATAATGATACAAGGTGTAGATATTAATGGAGACTTAAATTTTTCAGTCAATCAAGCGGTTAATAATGTTATCGTTCGTTTTTGCCGTATGAACAACTTCTCTGTAACAGGCTCATCAAACTCCTCACAAAATATTTCCATCATCAATAATGTTATCAGTGGTATAATTTATTTAGAAAATGGTATAAATGCGCTAGTAGCTAACAATATCTTTGGCTATTTTGCTGCTTCCACTAACGGACATATTATTCAAAATAATATTATTCTCACTTCAACTTGTTGGTGGGGAGATTGTAATTTTGGAAGTGGAGACAATAATACGTTTAATAACAACATTATCGTACACAGCAGTACTAAATGGGGCGGAAATGGCAATGTTTTTCAAAACAATGTTTTTGTAAATGCTACCCCATCTTACGGTACTACCTATACCGCACTTAACAACTATGTAAATATACCGCAAGCTGATATCTTTATCAATCAAACAGGTAATGGATTTAATTATGCTCATAACTACCACCTTAAAAATCCAATAACCTATCTCGGAACAGATGGAACAGAAGTAGGTATTTATGGTGGAACTTTCCCTTACAAAGAAGGAGCCGTACCAAGCAATCCGCATATTCAAATGAAAAATATTGCTCCCACAACCGACACAAACGGAGATTTACAAATACAAATTCAGGTGGAATCTCAAGGAAATTAATGGAACACCTTAAAACAATGAATATGAAAAAGATAGCATTTTCAATTTTAACCAGTATGCTTACTCTCATGAGTTTTGTAAGCCTTGCCCAAAATGAAATTAATGGTTACGAATATTGGTTTGATAATGATTATGCGGGAAAAACGACTACGACTGTTGCTGTACCAAAACAGCAATTAACGGTCAATCAGTTGGTATCAACAAGCGGATTAGCTTCAGGAATCCATACGTTAAATTTTCGTTCGTTTGATAAGAATGGCGTTTACAGCAGTGTATCAAGTAGTTTTTTTTATAAAACTTCGCCAATCAGCAACAATCCAAATCCACAAGTTACAGCCTATCAATATTGGTTAGACAACGATTTTGGGAATGCCGTTACCGTAAGCACACCCGCACAACAACAAATCAATATTAACGAATTAATTTCAATGGCTTCAGTTGCAAACGGAATTCATACACTCAATATCCGTTTTAAAGATAATTTGAATATTTGGAGCAGTGTGGCAAGAAGTTTTTTCTATAAAACATCACAGCAAACTGTGGTGCAAAATTATGTTGTAGGCTATCGTTATTGGTTTGACAATAATTTTGCAAATGCTGTTTACACGCCTGTTGTCGCTAATCAGCAAGTAAATGTGATGGATAATCTGGACATGACCCACATATCAAAAGGAAGGCACCAAGTTCATTTTCAGTTTAAAGACACTTTGCAACAATGGAGTGTTGTTGTGACAGATTCTGTAGAAAAAGTTTCATTGCCCATTGCAAATTTCGCTTACACACCACAAGCAAGTTGCGATTCGACCATCGTTCAATTTACCAATTTAAGCGTTGATGGAGATACTTATTTTTGGGATTTTGGTGATGGAACAACGGATACAACTGCTAATCCGACTCACATTTATAACACGATAGGCCACTATTTGGTCAGCTTAACGATTACGGATACGCTTACGGGTGCAGACAATACCTATCAAACATCTCTATTTGTTATAGGAAGTACATCTCATTCGTTTTCAGTTACAGCTTGCAACAGTTACACATCACCAAGCGGAAATTACACCTTTATCACGAGCGGAACATACTATGACACCATTCCAAACCAATGGGGTTGCGACAGTTTACTAATGATTATGGCTACAATTAATCATAGTCCCAGCAACGAAGTTACAAGAGATGGGAATATGTTAACAGCCAATGCAAGTGGAGTAAATTATCAATGGTTGGATTGCGATAATGGTTTCTCTCCATTAGCAAATGAAACAAACCAGAGTTTTACAGCAACAGCTAACGGGAATTATGCGGTTAGAGTTTCTCAAAATAACTGTGCTGACACCTCCATTTGTTATTCGATTACAACGGTTGGAATTTTGGAAAATACATTTAGTAATGACATAATTGTTTATCCAAACCCAACTGATGACATGGTGAAAATTGATTTGGGAGAAGCTTTGTCTGAGTTTAATGTTAGTTTAATGGACGTAAACGGCAAATTGATTAGACAATCAACATATATAAACACCAAAATGTTTGAACTGAATTTGGATGTTCAGTCTGGTGTCTATTTATTGATAATTAATTCGAGAGATAAAAAGGCAACGATAAGACTGGTGAAAAATTAAAATCAATCTCGCATTTACTTTTTAACCATTAAGCTCGGTTTAAAACAAGCCACCATTAGATTGGTAAAGCAGTAATGACACCTAAAAAAGTTATGTAATAATTAGCGCAAACGCTTCAAACTACAACTATCAGGTTTCTTATACCCATCAGAACCAAAGCTTTGAGGATTCGATTTTGTAATGAGTAATAAACCATGCTATTTTGCATGTAAATTAAGATAGATGCAAAAACAACAAGAAATTATAGAGGCTGCTTGGGGAAACAGAGCATTGTTGCAAGACAAAGAAACCTTAAACACGATTGAAGAAATCATTGCAATGCTGGATGAAGGCAAGATTAGAGTAGCTGAACCAAGCAGTAACACAGCAAATGGATGGCAAGTAAATGAATGGGTTAAAAAAGCCGTGATTTTGTACTTCCCTACTAAAAAAATGGAAACCTTGCATGCAGGGGTCATGGAATTTTATGATAAAATTCCACTTAAAAAGAATTTTGAAAAGCTGGGTGTACGCGTTGTTCCTCACGGGATTGCTCGTTATGGAAGTTTTGTTGCACCGGGCGTAATTATGATGCCTTCTTATGTCAATATTGGTGCGTATGTCGATAGTGGAACTATGGTGGACACATGGGCAACGGTGGGGTCTTGCGCTCAGATTGGGAAAAATGTGCATTTGAGTGGAGGCGTAGGTATTGGAGGCGTATTAGAACCCGTTCAAGCATCTCCTGTAATTATTGAAGACAATGCCTTTATTGGTTCGCGCTGCATAGTAGTTGAGGGCGTGAGAATTGGGGAAGAAGCTGTTTTGGGCGCAGGAGTAACCCTAACACAATCAACTAAAATTTTAGATATAACTCAAAAAGAGGTAAAAACATACATTGGCTATGTCCCTCCTCGCTCGGTGGTCATACCCGGTTCTTATGAAAAAGATTTTAACGCAGGCAAATTCCATGTGCCTTGCGCACTTATTATAGGTCAAAGAAAAGAGAGCACAGACAAGAAAACTTCTCTTAACAATGCATTGAGAGATAACGAAGTGGCTGTCTAAATTACAATATGAAAACACTCAAAATCGGTTTTGATGCAAAACGTATTTTTAATAATCACACGGGTTTAGGTGTGTATGGCAGAAATTTAGTCAGTAATTTGACTAAACAATACCCTGCAAACCAATATTTCTTATTTACACCCAAAGAGACTACCCTCTTTCGTCCAAATCCTGTAAACACTGCTGTTATTAAGCCTTCCACGCCTTTTAAAGCATTATGGCGTTCGTACGGAATTAACAAAGAAATAGTGCAAAATAATTTGGATATTTATCATGGATTAAGCAACGAGATACCGTTCAAACTAAGTAAATCTGTCAAATATGTTTGTACCATCCACGATTTGATTTGGCTCAGAATGCCGGAGACATACAAATCTATAGACAGGTATTTTTATACAAAAAAGCTCAAACATGCTTGTACAAACAGTGATATCATCATTGCAACAAGTCATCAGACGGCAAATGACATTCAGGAGTTGATGCATGTTCCGGCACATAAGATTCGCATTGTTTATCAAACAGGACCGGAAATCCCGTCACATATCAGAAGCGACTCACCGCTCGAATCTCCTTATTTCTTCTATCTAAGTTCTTTTCAAGAAAGAAAAAATCATATTCCTTTACTCAAAGCCTTTGCAAACATCAAGGACAAGAGTAACAGAATGTTAGTATTGGCAGGGGCAGAGGGTAATACTTTGAAAGAAGTGCAACAATTTGTTGCATCAAACAAATTACAATCAGACGTAAAAATTCTAACCAATATCAGTGATGTGCAAAAATATTGGTGGCTCAAACATGCGGATGCTTTTGTCTATCCTTCTGCGTATGAAGGCTTTGGCATTCCGCTTATTGAAGCCATGCAACTCGGCATACCATTAATTTTGCATGACATTCCTGTTTTTAGAGAAATTGCAGAAAATACTGCTCAATATTTTTCACTCAAATCCGAAGGCAGCTTAGAGCAAGAATTGATGGATTTCACACATAATAAAGAACCTAATAGTTGTGTTAAAGCACAGATTTTACCAAAATTTTCTCCCGAACATACCAATCAGCAACTTTTTTCCGTTTATGATGAACTAACATCATAACACATAAGAGATTGTATTGTAAAATCTTTCATAGTCCTGTATTTATTTTTTTATCCAAAACACTATATTTCAAACTCTTATGTGCAAATTAACCGACTTGTTTCAAATCAAGACAACTGCTATTTTAAAAAAAAATACGTTAAAATAAGCGACTATATTAAAAACACACTATTTTTGCCGCGCTTTTAGCAACACTAATAAAAAACTCGCATACAATGCAAAACAATCATTTTAAAGTTTTTTTGGGAAACTTGATAAAAAATCTAGTTCTCACTTTCGCTCTTCTCTCCTTCACAAATGCATTTACCCAAACCGGACCAGCAGGCGTGGGCAACTCCAGTTCAAATGTTTTATGGCTGAGAGCCGACCAGGGAGTTTATAAAGATGCAGGCATTAACACAGCAGGCAACAACGACAGTGTTACCAGATGGCAAGA includes:
- a CDS encoding ATP-binding cassette domain-containing protein — its product is MISLQDIGFHFGGRYLYKDVNWQIFEGQRIGLVGPNGAGKSTLLRIISGDYTPSEGILNRSNDCTIGFLNQDLLSLEYSQSIYEVALEAFADVLKMEEELHQLYKLLETDTSEELLTKLGDVQHRFESLDGYNIKHKTEEVLEGLGFETQDLHRPFSEFSGGWRMRVLLAKILLRQPRLLLLDEPTNHLDLPSIEWLEEYLRNYKGAVVVVSHDRYFLDRMVNQIAEIAYGKFYLYPGNYSFFLKSKSEREELQQRQYENQQQFIRQQERFIERFKAKASKSTQAQSRVKMLDKLERIESIDNPDSKINLDFKVKHKSGKVLKKFHNLSKSYNSNLILNQIDGEIQRGDKIALIGANGKGKTTLLKILAGEESYEGEIETGYQVIKSFYAQHQLEALNVDNEILKELDSMGTTKTEMELRTVLGCFLFSGDDVFKKIKILSGGEKARVALAKCLVQEANFLLLDEPTNHLDMQSTDILVQALNNYTGTVIYVSHDRHFISRVATKIWWIEDHKLKEYLGDYAEYSYWKENIKEETSKTEKKQPKEKESPTPPQDDITAKNLLNERKKLEKELAFHESELEKLKIKKAEIELWLSKPENLIHEDEMLAKSRLYNKIETEINNAEQEYEKRFESLLKFE
- a CDS encoding 2,3,4,5-tetrahydropyridine-2,6-dicarboxylate N-succinyltransferase translates to MQKQQEIIEAAWGNRALLQDKETLNTIEEIIAMLDEGKIRVAEPSSNTANGWQVNEWVKKAVILYFPTKKMETLHAGVMEFYDKIPLKKNFEKLGVRVVPHGIARYGSFVAPGVIMMPSYVNIGAYVDSGTMVDTWATVGSCAQIGKNVHLSGGVGIGGVLEPVQASPVIIEDNAFIGSRCIVVEGVRIGEEAVLGAGVTLTQSTKILDITQKEVKTYIGYVPPRSVVIPGSYEKDFNAGKFHVPCALIIGQRKESTDKKTSLNNALRDNEVAV
- the panB gene encoding 3-methyl-2-oxobutanoate hydroxymethyltransferase yields the protein MSHHPGKEAKRVTTHTLQEMKQVGEPISMLTAYDYSLARIVDEAGIDVILVGDSASNVMAGHETTLPITLDQMIYHASSVIRGVKRALVVVDLPFGSYQGNSKEALNSAIRIMKESGGHAVKIEGGEEIVESIKRILTAGIPVMGHLGLTPQSIYKFGTYAVRAKAEAEAEKLLSDARALQDAGCFAIVLEKIPNKLAVRVAKSIDIPVIGIGAGGGIDGQVLVLHDMLGINKEFSPRFLRRYLNLYDTITGAIQHYITDVKSKDFPNKKEQY
- a CDS encoding glycosyltransferase family 4 protein, which codes for MKTLKIGFDAKRIFNNHTGLGVYGRNLVSNLTKQYPANQYFLFTPKETTLFRPNPVNTAVIKPSTPFKALWRSYGINKEIVQNNLDIYHGLSNEIPFKLSKSVKYVCTIHDLIWLRMPETYKSIDRYFYTKKLKHACTNSDIIIATSHQTANDIQELMHVPAHKIRIVYQTGPEIPSHIRSDSPLESPYFFYLSSFQERKNHIPLLKAFANIKDKSNRMLVLAGAEGNTLKEVQQFVASNKLQSDVKILTNISDVQKYWWLKHADAFVYPSAYEGFGIPLIEAMQLGIPLILHDIPVFREIAENTAQYFSLKSEGSLEQELMDFTHNKEPNSCVKAQILPKFSPEHTNQQLFSVYDELTS
- a CDS encoding DUF5103 domain-containing protein — translated: MNNFELTNPTMKYTLLLLTLIVCCSKVQSAKLPLEYKNKTYEEAIMTVILQKTGTEERIPLVSMSNPIGALTLRFDELRPENDYYQYKYIHCSANWTPSELHTFDYIDGAQSENIDNYGFSQNTYFQYTSYSLTFPTENMRLKLSGNYLLVVYRNYDENDIILTQRFMVVNDIANIDAIVERSSEVEYRMKKQEIDFTVKYDNYEIPNPMTDINAVILQNTNWTTAIYGLKPRFVNNGVLDYNYNAENNFWGANEFRYFDIRSLRTMSPSVQRKYIDEYNRPVAELYKEKTRATDPYLEYLDYNGKIVLDNKDGSGRDPNISSDYVQVKFYYINPGGELNTPLYIFGELTNWELKDDYKLVYDKSKNLYYCEATLKQGYYSYWYVTPSANASETINLSLTEGNYYQTENTYTILIYHKNQFLRYDELIGYTQLSSSGKQK
- a CDS encoding PKD domain-containing protein, producing the protein MKKIAFSILTSMLTLMSFVSLAQNEINGYEYWFDNDYAGKTTTTVAVPKQQLTVNQLVSTSGLASGIHTLNFRSFDKNGVYSSVSSSFFYKTSPISNNPNPQVTAYQYWLDNDFGNAVTVSTPAQQQININELISMASVANGIHTLNIRFKDNLNIWSSVARSFFYKTSQQTVVQNYVVGYRYWFDNNFANAVYTPVVANQQVNVMDNLDMTHISKGRHQVHFQFKDTLQQWSVVVTDSVEKVSLPIANFAYTPQASCDSTIVQFTNLSVDGDTYFWDFGDGTTDTTANPTHIYNTIGHYLVSLTITDTLTGADNTYQTSLFVIGSTSHSFSVTACNSYTSPSGNYTFITSGTYYDTIPNQWGCDSLLMIMATINHSPSNEVTRDGNMLTANASGVNYQWLDCDNGFSPLANETNQSFTATANGNYAVRVSQNNCADTSICYSITTVGILENTFSNDIIVYPNPTDDMVKIDLGEALSEFNVSLMDVNGKLIRQSTYINTKMFELNLDVQSGVYLLIINSRDKKATIRLVKN
- a CDS encoding DNRLRE domain-containing protein → MNKILLIVLTLSFITSTNAQTDSILIFQPGPGLNDGTDQGGISGGKDVYTNEYIPSQNFAEDSVLFTLPISNCNNTQMRTFIQFDLTYLPTIVDSVFVGFTHKQHTICWSNCVADFYFAAINQPWDETVVNYSNMPTYGASFYGPINISVPNNYGVREYDITTMYNQWKNGTVAYHGFAIYSTTVGCNNGCAMFAAYSSDDTIPANRPYLKIYFNPENQPTLSDSLSAHYPFNGNANDESGNGNDGTVNGATLVADRFGNPNSAYSFNGIDNLIEIANSILPNTPTSYSISVWINPFTSTDGSIIGDRSSSSWDYKYFMNTNPLRLSTSSNINTCVNSTFFDSQTVNLNTWQHLTVTLNTSDNTIKSYINGSLVDSHNGFCWPNQMTATTIGASPNPAGQIDYYYNGIIDDIRIYKRVLTQSEIEALFNENQCRIDQSLTQNNNILTANQSGATYQWLDCDNGYTEMQGETNQSFTATQNGNYAVEITQGVCVDTSACYSVSSLGILENNLGTDITVYPNPTEGMVKIDLGEALSEFNVSIIDGNGKLIRQSTYNNTKMFELNLDVQSGIYLLTINSGNKKATIRLMKN